One Gossypium raimondii isolate GPD5lz chromosome 3, ASM2569854v1, whole genome shotgun sequence genomic window carries:
- the LOC105794450 gene encoding protein PIN-LIKES 2, with product MNRYLAEFYKNDMKSNSEDLLSAILPLLKLLSLTVIGLFLAHPKTQIIPRATFKLLSKLVFALFLPCLIFTELGESITIDSIARWWFIPVNVLISTFVGCLLGLLVVIICRPPPEYKRFTIVMTAFGNTGNLCLAIVGSVCHTSNSPFGPHCHSRGVAYVSFAQWVAVILVYTLVYHMMEPPLQFYEVLEEGTEIEEQRPVNDISRPLLIEAEWPGIEEKETEHSKTPFIARIFNSISSRSTSTFPDIDINGDTSGSSPMSIRCLAEPRVVRKIRIVAEQTPIQHILQPPTIASLLAIIVGTVPQLKSYVFGYDAPLSFITDSLQIVAGAMVPSVMLILGGMLAEGPNDSKLGLRTTIGIIVARLLVLPLLGIGIVTLASKLDLLVADDAMYRFVLLLQYTTPSAILLGAIASLRSYAVREASALLFWQHLFALFSLSVYVVVYFKLLPAM from the coding sequence ATGAACCGATATTTAgctgaattttataaaaatgatatgAAATCTAATAGTGAAGATCTGTTAAGTGCCATATTGCCTTTGTTGAAACTTTTGTCTCTTACAGTCATAGGATTATTTCTTGCACATCCCAAAACTCAAATCATTCCAAGAGCCACATTTAAGCTCCTAAGCAAGCTTGTTTTCGCCCTATTCTTGCCCTGCCTAATTTTTACCGAACTCGGTGAAAGTATTACCATTGATAGCATTGCTCGGTGGTGGTTCATTCCGGTCAATGTGTTAATCAGTACTTTTGTTGGTTGCTTGCTGGGGTTGTTGGTGGTCATTATATGTCGTCCGCCACCTGAGTACAAGCGATTTACCATCGTTATGACTGCCTTTGGCAATACGGGAAATCTATGTCTTGCTATTGTTGGATCTGTGTGTCACACTTCGAATTCCCCATTTGGGCCTCATTGCCACTCGAGGGGTGTGGCCTATGTCTCTTTCGCACAATGGGTTGCTGTTATTCTTGTCTATACCCTGGTTTATCACATGATGGAACCGCCGTTGCAGTTCTATGAAGTTCTTGAAGAAGGGACTGAAATTGAGGAACAAAGGCCGGTCAATGATATCAGCAGGCCTCTTCTTATAGAAGCTGAATGGCCAGGCATTGAAGAAAAAGAGACCGAACATTCTAAGACACCATTCATTGCCAGGATTTTCAACAGCATCTCTAGTCGTTCAACATCCACTTTTCCTGACATTGATATCAATGGTGACACTAGCGGGAGCAGTCCCATGTCCATTCGGTGCTTGGCTGAACCTAGAGTAGTCAGGAAGATTCGAATTGTTGCTGAACAAACTCCTATACAGCATATACTTCAGCCCCCTACAATTGCATCTTTGCTAGCAATCATTGTTGGCACAGTGCCTCAATTAAAATCCTATGTCTTTGGATATGATGCTCCCCTGTCTTTCATAACAGACAGCTTGCAGATTGTAGCAGGTGCAATGGTTCCTTCTGTGATGCTCATTCTCGGGGGTATGCTAGCTGAGGGTCCAAATGATTCTAAGCTTGGACTCAGAACCACCATCGGCATAATTGTGGCAAGGCTGTTGGTGCTTCCTTTGCTAGGAATAGGGATTGTGACACTTGCTAGCAAGTTGGATCTTCTTGTAGCTGATGATGCAATGTACAGATTCGTGCTCTTGTTGCAATACACTACACCAAGTGCCATTTTATTGGGAGCCATCGCCAGTTTGAGGAGTTATGCAGTTAGAGAAGCTTCGGCACTTCTCTTCTGGCAGCATTTGTTTGCCCTGTTTTCATTGTCTGTTTATGTAGTGGTTTACTTTAAATTGCTGCCAGCTATGTAG
- the LOC105794451 gene encoding probable ribose-5-phosphate isomerase 2, producing MAVAWSEIASSMEALSLSPPMSPPVILTQDELKKIAAYKAVEFVESGMVLGLGTGSTAKHAVERIGELLRQGRLTNIIGIPTSKKTQEQAISLGIPLSDLDSHPTIDLAIDGADEVDPHLNLVKGRGGSLLREKMVEGACKKFVCIVDESKLVKYLGGSGLAMPVEVVPFCWKFTANKLQNLFRDSGCVAKLRKDCKGEPFVTDNGNYIVDLYLKKDIGDLQVASDAILRIAGVVEHGMFLDMATTVIVAGELGITIKNK from the coding sequence ATGGCTGTTGCTTGGTCTGAAATAGCTTCTTCCATGGAGGCTTTGTCTTTGTCTCCTCCTATGTCTCCGCCGGTTATCCTAACCCAAGACGAATTGAAAAAAATCGCCGCTTACAAAGCCGTTGAGTTCGTGGAATCAGGCATGGTTCTGGGTCTGGGCACAGGTTCCACGGCCAAACACGCTGTCGAGCGGATCGGCGAGTTGCTTCGTCAAGGCAGGCTCACCAACATCATAGGAATCCCCACCTCCAAAAAAACACAAGAACAAGCTATTTCTTTAGGTATCCCACTTTCGGATCTCGACAGCCACCCCACCATTGATTTGGCAATCGACGGTGCTGATGAAGTGGACCCGCATCTTAATCTGGTGAAAGGCCGAGGTGGGTCTCTGTTAAGAGAGAAAATGGTGGAAGGAGCTTGCAAGAAATTTGTATGTATCGTTGATGAATCCAAGTTGGTCAAGTATTTGGGAGGCAGCGGTTTGGCCATGCCCGTCGAAGTTGTTCCTTTTTGTTGGAAATTCACTGCCAATAAACTCCAAAACTTGTTTCGAGATTCTGGTTGCGTTGCCAAGCTGAGGAAAGACTGTAAAGGGGAGCCTTTCGTAACGGATAATGGGAATTACATTGTGGATTTGTATTTGAAGAAAGATATTGGGGATTTGCAGGTGGCAAGCGATGCTATTTTGAGGATTGCTGGTGTGGTTGAGCATGGCATGTTTCTTGATATGGCCACTACTGTTATAGTTGCAGGTGAGCTTGGAATCACCATCAAGAATAAGTAG